A region from the Branchiostoma lanceolatum isolate klBraLanc5 chromosome 2, klBraLanc5.hap2, whole genome shotgun sequence genome encodes:
- the LOC136427706 gene encoding dystrobrevin beta-like isoform X3, with protein MSQVLTCSYSASNFANLMQNLQDDLQKGQLAMEDSPASMQVLEGNPAHRAMAERRQLMTEMRTQNFDVIRLGTYRTACKLRFVQKKTNLHLVDIWNMIEAFRENGLNTLELTTELNVSRVESIVSSIMYQLNKRLPSTHQINVDQSISLLLNWLMSAYDPEALAKMSVFSIKMALSTMCAGKLVDKLRYIFSQISDSRGQLVYPKFDQFLQEALALPSAVYEGPSFGYNETAAKSCFQSAQVQDPERVTINDFLDVMMADPGPPCMVWLPLMHRMANVENVFHPVECAYCQRESMMGFRYKCQRCFNYQLCQNCFWRGYTSGNHTTDHEMKEYSSWKSPAKQFGHALKKSFRCVPKHAGPNHPRFPDEPEQTLDLSNIVPPSPPPALAHESALATSISSEHTTPTKRAFPVDTMDSTTRMDDEHRLIARYAARLAAEQNEQNTTPVDVSPLLHQSRSPGTELALNLDANRQQRELIAELEHKNSPREVAEKLAQWLREQTDLLSECQHKNREIMREIQRLRQEHDEASRGMDESRNPTLLAELRLLRQRKDELELRMSALQESRRELMVQLEGLMKLLKSHGSSPTPRSTPGGSPLTGSAKSPPAPPPRTTPSTPGSDSLSGVGGDVRQAFGPGQSNSGRNLRNDLLVAADSVTNAMSSLVKELNSEAEDSDEEDDRQNGSITEAETLPREKRGALMGKHGNGRSHGPQEADFLGRTDDESVDPSGTDDDSYIRSTDEERWNRNTTDDEMYERERQRGMRLSTQTDEESYVQTDDAESYIRTDDEDGGTDWEETMRRWVTR; from the exons ATGTCTCAAGTGCTGACCTGCTCCTACTCTGCCTCCAACTTTGCTAACTTGATGCAGAACCTGCAGGATGACCTCCAAAAAG GGCAACTGGCCATGGAGGACAGCCCAGCATCCATGCA GGTGCTTGAGGGAAACCCAGCGCACCGTGCCATGGCGGAACGCAGACAACTGATGACAGAAATGA GAACACAGAACTTTGATGTGATTCGCCTGGGGACCTACCGAACAGCATGCAAGCTGCGATTTGTGCAGAAGAAGACAAACT TGCATTTAGTAGACATCTGGAACATGATCGAGGCGTTTCGCGAGAACGGACTGAACACGCTGGAGCTGACGACGGAGCTGAACGTCTCGCGCGTGGAGTCCATCGTGTCGTCCATCATGTACCAGCTCAACAAGCGCCTGCCCTCCACCCACCAGATCAACGTGGACCAGTCCATCTCCCTGCTGCTCAACTGGCTCATGAGCGCGTACGACCCGGAGGCGCTCGCCAAGATGTCGGTGTTCTCCATCAAGATGGCGCTGTCCACCATGTGCGCGGGGAAGCTCGTGGACAAACTCAGAT ATATCTTCTCACAGATCTCGGACTCCCGAGGACAGCTGGTGTACCCCAAGTTTGACCAGTTCCTGCAGGAAGCCCTGGCCCTGCCGTCAGCAGTGTACGAGGGTCCCAGCTTCGGCTACAACGAAACAGCGGCCAAGTCATGCTTCCAATCGGCCCAGGTACAAGACCCTGAA CGTGTGACCATCAACGACTTCCTGGATGTGATGATGGCAGACCCTGGCCCCCCCTGCATGGTGTGGCTGCCTCTCATGCATCGGATGGCTAATGTGGAGAATG TGTTCCACCCAGTCGAATGTGCGTACTGCCAACGGGAGTCAATGATGGGGTTCCGGTACAAGTGCCAACGGTGTTTCAACTACCAGCTGTGTCAGAACTGCTTCTGGCGCGGCTACACCAGCGGGAACCACACCACGGACCACGAGATGAAGGAGTACTCATCCTGG AAATCCCCAGCCAAGCAGTTTGGACATGCTCTGAAGAAGTCGTTCCGCTGTGTGCCAAAACACGCCGGGCCAAACCACCCCAGGTTCCCAGACGAGCCAGAGCAGACCCTGGACCTCTCCAACATCGT gcCACCCTCTCCACCCCCTGCTCTAGCTCATGAGTCAGCCCTAGCCACCAGTATTTCTTCAGAGCACACCACACCTACAAAAAG AGCCTTCCCTGTGGACACCATGGACTCCACCACTCGGATGGATGACGAGCATCGCCTGATCGCCCGCTACGCGGCACGCTTGGCTGCAGAACAGAACGAGCAG AACACGACTCCTGTAGATGTGAGTCCCTTGTTACACCAGTCCCGTAGTCCAGGGACAGAGCTCGCCCTCAACCTGGACGCCAACCGGCAGCAGCGAGAACTGATCGCTGAGCTGGAGCACAAAAACAG CCCCCGCGAGGTGGCTGAAAAACTGGCCCAGTGGCTGAGAGAACAGACTGATCTCTTGTCAGAGTGTCAGCACAAGAATAG GGAGATCATGCGCGAGATTCAGCGCCTGCGTCAGGAGCACGACGAGGCGTCGCGGGGGATGGACGAGTCACGGAACCCGACACTGCTGGCAGAACTCAGGCTCCTCAG GCAGAGGAAGGATGAGTTGGAGCTGCGCATGTCGGCCCTGCAGGAGTCACGCAGGGAGCTCATGGTGCAGCTGGAGGGGCTCATGAAGCTGTTGAAGAGCCACGGCAGCTCCCCCACCCCCCGCTCCACCCCAGGGGGGTCACCGCTCACTGGTAGTGCCAAATCACcccctgcccctccccctcgcACCACCCCCTCCACCCCAGGGTCCGACAGTCTGAGCGGGGTGGGCGGGGACGTGAGGCAGGCCTTCGGGCCGGGCCAGTCCAACTCGGGGAGAAACTTGCGGAACGACCTGCTTGTAGCAGCTGATTCTGTGACCAACGCGATGTCCTCACTGGTCAAGGAACTGAACTCAG AGGCTGAAGACAGTGATGAGGAGGACGACAGGCAAAACGGTTCCATCACGGAGGCGGAGACCTTACCTCGGGAGAAGCGGGGGGCGCTGATGGGGAAACACGGGAACGGGCGGAGTCACGGGCCGCAGGAGGCAGACTTCCTGGGGCGGACGGACGACGAAAGTGTCGATCCCTCGGGCACCGATGACGACAGCTATATCAGAAGCACAGACGAGGAGCGGTGGAACCGCAACACGACAGATGACGAGATGTACGAGAGAGAGCGCCAG CGGGGGATGAGGCTGAGCACACAGACGGACGAAGAGAGCTACGTTCAGACGGACGACGCGGAAAGTTACATCCGGACTGACGACGAGGACGGGGGCACGGACTGGGAGGAGACGATGCGGCGCTGGGTGACTCGCTAG
- the LOC136427706 gene encoding dystrobrevin beta-like isoform X6 — protein sequence MSQVLTCSYSASNFANLMQNLQDDLQKGQLAMEDSPASMQVLEGNPAHRAMAERRQLMTEMRTQNFDVIRLGTYRTACKLRFVQKKTNLHLVDIWNMIEAFRENGLNTLELTTELNVSRVESIVSSIMYQLNKRLPSTHQINVDQSISLLLNWLMSAYDPEALAKMSVFSIKMALSTMCAGKLVDKLRYIFSQISDSRGQLVYPKFDQFLQEALALPSAVYEGPSFGYNETAAKSCFQSAQVQDPERVTINDFLDVMMADPGPPCMVWLPLMHRMANVENVFHPVECAYCQRESMMGFRYKCQRCFNYQLCQNCFWRGYTSGNHTTDHEMKEYSSWKSPAKQFGHALKKSFRCVPKHAGPNHPRFPDEPEQTLDLSNIVPPSPPPALAHESALATSISSEHTTPTKRVPEVYQPRIASSPPKLRIQRKAFPVDTMDSTTRMDDEHRLIARYAARLAAEQNEQNTTPVDVSPLLHQSRSPGTELALNLDANRQQRELIAELEHKNSPREVAEKLAQWLREQTDLLSECQHKNREIMREIQRLRQEHDEASRGMDESRNPTLLAELRLLRQRKDELELRMSALQESRRELMVQLEGLMKLLKSHGSSPTPRSTPGGSPLTGSAKSPPAPPPRTTPSTPGSDSLSGVGGDVRQAFGPGQSNSGRNLRNDLLVAADSVTNAMSSLVKELNSEAEDSDEEDDRQNGSITEAETLPREKRGALMGKHGNGRSHGPQEADFLGRTDDESVDPSGTDDDSYIRSTDEERWNRNTTDDEMYERERQGGHQYTYTF from the exons ATGTCTCAAGTGCTGACCTGCTCCTACTCTGCCTCCAACTTTGCTAACTTGATGCAGAACCTGCAGGATGACCTCCAAAAAG GGCAACTGGCCATGGAGGACAGCCCAGCATCCATGCA GGTGCTTGAGGGAAACCCAGCGCACCGTGCCATGGCGGAACGCAGACAACTGATGACAGAAATGA GAACACAGAACTTTGATGTGATTCGCCTGGGGACCTACCGAACAGCATGCAAGCTGCGATTTGTGCAGAAGAAGACAAACT TGCATTTAGTAGACATCTGGAACATGATCGAGGCGTTTCGCGAGAACGGACTGAACACGCTGGAGCTGACGACGGAGCTGAACGTCTCGCGCGTGGAGTCCATCGTGTCGTCCATCATGTACCAGCTCAACAAGCGCCTGCCCTCCACCCACCAGATCAACGTGGACCAGTCCATCTCCCTGCTGCTCAACTGGCTCATGAGCGCGTACGACCCGGAGGCGCTCGCCAAGATGTCGGTGTTCTCCATCAAGATGGCGCTGTCCACCATGTGCGCGGGGAAGCTCGTGGACAAACTCAGAT ATATCTTCTCACAGATCTCGGACTCCCGAGGACAGCTGGTGTACCCCAAGTTTGACCAGTTCCTGCAGGAAGCCCTGGCCCTGCCGTCAGCAGTGTACGAGGGTCCCAGCTTCGGCTACAACGAAACAGCGGCCAAGTCATGCTTCCAATCGGCCCAGGTACAAGACCCTGAA CGTGTGACCATCAACGACTTCCTGGATGTGATGATGGCAGACCCTGGCCCCCCCTGCATGGTGTGGCTGCCTCTCATGCATCGGATGGCTAATGTGGAGAATG TGTTCCACCCAGTCGAATGTGCGTACTGCCAACGGGAGTCAATGATGGGGTTCCGGTACAAGTGCCAACGGTGTTTCAACTACCAGCTGTGTCAGAACTGCTTCTGGCGCGGCTACACCAGCGGGAACCACACCACGGACCACGAGATGAAGGAGTACTCATCCTGG AAATCCCCAGCCAAGCAGTTTGGACATGCTCTGAAGAAGTCGTTCCGCTGTGTGCCAAAACACGCCGGGCCAAACCACCCCAGGTTCCCAGACGAGCCAGAGCAGACCCTGGACCTCTCCAACATCGT gcCACCCTCTCCACCCCCTGCTCTAGCTCATGAGTCAGCCCTAGCCACCAGTATTTCTTCAGAGCACACCACACCTACAAAAAG AGTACCCGAAGTTTACCAACCCAGGATTGCCTCATCTCCGCCCAAGTTGCGTATACAGAGGAA AGCCTTCCCTGTGGACACCATGGACTCCACCACTCGGATGGATGACGAGCATCGCCTGATCGCCCGCTACGCGGCACGCTTGGCTGCAGAACAGAACGAGCAG AACACGACTCCTGTAGATGTGAGTCCCTTGTTACACCAGTCCCGTAGTCCAGGGACAGAGCTCGCCCTCAACCTGGACGCCAACCGGCAGCAGCGAGAACTGATCGCTGAGCTGGAGCACAAAAACAG CCCCCGCGAGGTGGCTGAAAAACTGGCCCAGTGGCTGAGAGAACAGACTGATCTCTTGTCAGAGTGTCAGCACAAGAATAG GGAGATCATGCGCGAGATTCAGCGCCTGCGTCAGGAGCACGACGAGGCGTCGCGGGGGATGGACGAGTCACGGAACCCGACACTGCTGGCAGAACTCAGGCTCCTCAG GCAGAGGAAGGATGAGTTGGAGCTGCGCATGTCGGCCCTGCAGGAGTCACGCAGGGAGCTCATGGTGCAGCTGGAGGGGCTCATGAAGCTGTTGAAGAGCCACGGCAGCTCCCCCACCCCCCGCTCCACCCCAGGGGGGTCACCGCTCACTGGTAGTGCCAAATCACcccctgcccctccccctcgcACCACCCCCTCCACCCCAGGGTCCGACAGTCTGAGCGGGGTGGGCGGGGACGTGAGGCAGGCCTTCGGGCCGGGCCAGTCCAACTCGGGGAGAAACTTGCGGAACGACCTGCTTGTAGCAGCTGATTCTGTGACCAACGCGATGTCCTCACTGGTCAAGGAACTGAACTCAG AGGCTGAAGACAGTGATGAGGAGGACGACAGGCAAAACGGTTCCATCACGGAGGCGGAGACCTTACCTCGGGAGAAGCGGGGGGCGCTGATGGGGAAACACGGGAACGGGCGGAGTCACGGGCCGCAGGAGGCAGACTTCCTGGGGCGGACGGACGACGAAAGTGTCGATCCCTCGGGCACCGATGACGACAGCTATATCAGAAGCACAGACGAGGAGCGGTGGAACCGCAACACGACAGATGACGAGATGTACGAGAGAGAGCGCCAG GGAGGCCACCAGTACACTTACACCTTCTAG
- the LOC136427706 gene encoding dystrobrevin beta-like isoform X2 yields the protein MSQVLTCSYSASNFANLMQNLQDDLQKGQLAMEDSPASMQVLEGNPAHRAMAERRQLMTEMRTQNFDVIRLGTYRTACKLRFVQKKTNLHLVDIWNMIEAFRENGLNTLELTTELNVSRVESIVSSIMYQLNKRLPSTHQINVDQSISLLLNWLMSAYDPEALAKMSVFSIKMALSTMCAGKLVDKLRYIFSQISDSRGQLVYPKFDQFLQEALALPSAVYEGPSFGYNETAAKSCFQSAQRVTINDFLDVMMADPGPPCMVWLPLMHRMANVENVFHPVECAYCQRESMMGFRYKCQRCFNYQLCQNCFWRGYTSGNHTTDHEMKEYSSWKSPAKQFGHALKKSFRCVPKHAGPNHPRFPDEPEQTLDLSNIVPPSPPPALAHESALATSISSEHTTPTKRVPEVYQPRIASSPPKLRIQRKAFPVDTMDSTTRMDDEHRLIARYAARLAAEQNEQNTTPVDVSPLLHQSRSPGTELALNLDANRQQRELIAELEHKNSPREVAEKLAQWLREQTDLLSECQHKNREIMREIQRLRQEHDEASRGMDESRNPTLLAELRLLRQRKDELELRMSALQESRRELMVQLEGLMKLLKSHGSSPTPRSTPGGSPLTGSAKSPPAPPPRTTPSTPGSDSLSGVGGDVRQAFGPGQSNSGRNLRNDLLVAADSVTNAMSSLVKELNSEAEDSDEEDDRQNGSITEAETLPREKRGALMGKHGNGRSHGPQEADFLGRTDDESVDPSGTDDDSYIRSTDEERWNRNTTDDEMYERERQRGMRLSTQTDEESYVQTDDAESYIRTDDEDGGTDWEETMRRWVTR from the exons ATGTCTCAAGTGCTGACCTGCTCCTACTCTGCCTCCAACTTTGCTAACTTGATGCAGAACCTGCAGGATGACCTCCAAAAAG GGCAACTGGCCATGGAGGACAGCCCAGCATCCATGCA GGTGCTTGAGGGAAACCCAGCGCACCGTGCCATGGCGGAACGCAGACAACTGATGACAGAAATGA GAACACAGAACTTTGATGTGATTCGCCTGGGGACCTACCGAACAGCATGCAAGCTGCGATTTGTGCAGAAGAAGACAAACT TGCATTTAGTAGACATCTGGAACATGATCGAGGCGTTTCGCGAGAACGGACTGAACACGCTGGAGCTGACGACGGAGCTGAACGTCTCGCGCGTGGAGTCCATCGTGTCGTCCATCATGTACCAGCTCAACAAGCGCCTGCCCTCCACCCACCAGATCAACGTGGACCAGTCCATCTCCCTGCTGCTCAACTGGCTCATGAGCGCGTACGACCCGGAGGCGCTCGCCAAGATGTCGGTGTTCTCCATCAAGATGGCGCTGTCCACCATGTGCGCGGGGAAGCTCGTGGACAAACTCAGAT ATATCTTCTCACAGATCTCGGACTCCCGAGGACAGCTGGTGTACCCCAAGTTTGACCAGTTCCTGCAGGAAGCCCTGGCCCTGCCGTCAGCAGTGTACGAGGGTCCCAGCTTCGGCTACAACGAAACAGCGGCCAAGTCATGCTTCCAATCGGCCCAG CGTGTGACCATCAACGACTTCCTGGATGTGATGATGGCAGACCCTGGCCCCCCCTGCATGGTGTGGCTGCCTCTCATGCATCGGATGGCTAATGTGGAGAATG TGTTCCACCCAGTCGAATGTGCGTACTGCCAACGGGAGTCAATGATGGGGTTCCGGTACAAGTGCCAACGGTGTTTCAACTACCAGCTGTGTCAGAACTGCTTCTGGCGCGGCTACACCAGCGGGAACCACACCACGGACCACGAGATGAAGGAGTACTCATCCTGG AAATCCCCAGCCAAGCAGTTTGGACATGCTCTGAAGAAGTCGTTCCGCTGTGTGCCAAAACACGCCGGGCCAAACCACCCCAGGTTCCCAGACGAGCCAGAGCAGACCCTGGACCTCTCCAACATCGT gcCACCCTCTCCACCCCCTGCTCTAGCTCATGAGTCAGCCCTAGCCACCAGTATTTCTTCAGAGCACACCACACCTACAAAAAG AGTACCCGAAGTTTACCAACCCAGGATTGCCTCATCTCCGCCCAAGTTGCGTATACAGAGGAA AGCCTTCCCTGTGGACACCATGGACTCCACCACTCGGATGGATGACGAGCATCGCCTGATCGCCCGCTACGCGGCACGCTTGGCTGCAGAACAGAACGAGCAG AACACGACTCCTGTAGATGTGAGTCCCTTGTTACACCAGTCCCGTAGTCCAGGGACAGAGCTCGCCCTCAACCTGGACGCCAACCGGCAGCAGCGAGAACTGATCGCTGAGCTGGAGCACAAAAACAG CCCCCGCGAGGTGGCTGAAAAACTGGCCCAGTGGCTGAGAGAACAGACTGATCTCTTGTCAGAGTGTCAGCACAAGAATAG GGAGATCATGCGCGAGATTCAGCGCCTGCGTCAGGAGCACGACGAGGCGTCGCGGGGGATGGACGAGTCACGGAACCCGACACTGCTGGCAGAACTCAGGCTCCTCAG GCAGAGGAAGGATGAGTTGGAGCTGCGCATGTCGGCCCTGCAGGAGTCACGCAGGGAGCTCATGGTGCAGCTGGAGGGGCTCATGAAGCTGTTGAAGAGCCACGGCAGCTCCCCCACCCCCCGCTCCACCCCAGGGGGGTCACCGCTCACTGGTAGTGCCAAATCACcccctgcccctccccctcgcACCACCCCCTCCACCCCAGGGTCCGACAGTCTGAGCGGGGTGGGCGGGGACGTGAGGCAGGCCTTCGGGCCGGGCCAGTCCAACTCGGGGAGAAACTTGCGGAACGACCTGCTTGTAGCAGCTGATTCTGTGACCAACGCGATGTCCTCACTGGTCAAGGAACTGAACTCAG AGGCTGAAGACAGTGATGAGGAGGACGACAGGCAAAACGGTTCCATCACGGAGGCGGAGACCTTACCTCGGGAGAAGCGGGGGGCGCTGATGGGGAAACACGGGAACGGGCGGAGTCACGGGCCGCAGGAGGCAGACTTCCTGGGGCGGACGGACGACGAAAGTGTCGATCCCTCGGGCACCGATGACGACAGCTATATCAGAAGCACAGACGAGGAGCGGTGGAACCGCAACACGACAGATGACGAGATGTACGAGAGAGAGCGCCAG CGGGGGATGAGGCTGAGCACACAGACGGACGAAGAGAGCTACGTTCAGACGGACGACGCGGAAAGTTACATCCGGACTGACGACGAGGACGGGGGCACGGACTGGGAGGAGACGATGCGGCGCTGGGTGACTCGCTAG